The following proteins come from a genomic window of Megalobrama amblycephala isolate DHTTF-2021 linkage group LG1, ASM1881202v1, whole genome shotgun sequence:
- the LOC125280482 gene encoding telethonin, which produces MPVCTVLEKKGGCVVRAELSCSVKEENPNKRESYTADWRSINMKTQPEDRQSMLMSDDSRRETLSRYWQIRPLNQACPSGVLRVGTVDTGVREHQLLPYRNTLPLPIFKPAELGVRLGRGAPHTLEDLPPVRVPDGVCPEKRPVDQIIRDLPPVKPMRMEFAKAPRTLGRSMSQEAQRG; this is translated from the exons ATGCCGGTGTGCACAGTCCTGGAGAAGAAAGGAGGCTGTGTGGTTAGAGCCGAGCTCAGTTGCAGTGTGAAGGAGGAAAATCCAAATAAGAGAGAGAGTTACACAGCTGACTGGCGCAGCATTAATATGAAGACACAACCTGAGGATCG ccAGTCGATGCTGATGTCAGACGACTCTCGTCGAGAGACTCTGTCCCGTTATTGGCAGATCCGTCCTCTCAATCAAGCCTGCCCATCGGGTGTGCTCCGAGTGGGCACTGTGGACACAGGTGTAAGGGAGCACCAGCTCTTACCCTACAGGAACACTCTGCCCTTGCCCATCTTCAAGCCTGCTGAACTGGGCGTCCGCCTGGGCCGGGGAGCCCCACACACCCTGGAAGATCTGCCTCCCGTCCGGGTTCCCGACGGAGTCTGTCCAGAAAAGAGACCAGTGGATCAAATCATCAGGGACCTGCCTCCCGTCAAACCCATGCGAATGGAGTTTGCCAAAGCACCCAGAACCCTGGGGCGATCCATGTCCCAGGAGGCCCAGAGGGGCTGA
- the LOC125280472 gene encoding proline-rich protein 29-like isoform X1 produces the protein MMMSWTVSNEKQSLQIPEDPSNVQILQPPAPQPTTIFQQFSAAVASPFAPVRPGHIRGDLVELMMIQNAQMHQIIMNSMSMSALNTFNYTHTPEQNARINMVLEEEPDIYHHYYPPGPGFCYPGCVPLPQQLIQAPPPVLQNIQEPPRHAQPVHTKCRKTVPPPPPPSATQTVGADIPPAPDYDGEVPLHPPHHHHHHHQVGPVHPLRVGSAPAFISGRISRI, from the exons ATGATGATGTCGTGGACAGTctcaaatgaaaaacaaagtcTGCAGATACCAGAGGACCCATCCAACGTACAGATCCTCCAACCACCT GCTCCTCAGCCTACCACTATTTTCCAGCAGTTCTCAGCAGCAGTGGCGTCACCTTTTGCCCCTGTGCGTCCAGGACACATTAGAGGGG ACCTTGTGGAACTGATGATGATACAGAATGCACAGATGCATCAAATCATCATGAATAGTATGAGCATGTCTGCACTCAACACCTTCaactatacacacacaccagaG CAGAATGCAAGAATCAATATGGTTTTAGAGGAAGAACCTGACATTTACCACCATTATTACCCACCTGGGCCTGGCTTCTGTTACCCAGGTTGCGTGCCTTTACCCCAGCAACTGATCCAGGCCCCACCTCCTGTTCTCCAGAACATCCAGGAACCACCACGACATGCACAGccagttcacacaaaatgcag GAAAACCGTACCACCCCCACCTCCACCCAGTGCTACACAGACTGTTGGTGCTGACATCCCACCTGCACCAG ATTATGACGGTGAGGTTCccctccatcctccccaccaccaccaccaccaccaccaggttGGCCCTGTCCATCCATTGAGggtaggctccgcccctgccttcatctcAGGCAGGATCAGCAGAATCTGA
- the LOC125280472 gene encoding proline-rich protein 29-like isoform X2 — translation MMMSWTVSNEKQSLQIPEDPSNVQILQPPAPQPTTIFQQFSAAVASPFAPVRPGHIRGDLVELMMIQNAQMHQIIMNSMSMSALNTFNYTHTPENARINMVLEEEPDIYHHYYPPGPGFCYPGCVPLPQQLIQAPPPVLQNIQEPPRHAQPVHTKCRKTVPPPPPPSATQTVGADIPPAPDYDGEVPLHPPHHHHHHHQVGPVHPLRVGSAPAFISGRISRI, via the exons ATGATGATGTCGTGGACAGTctcaaatgaaaaacaaagtcTGCAGATACCAGAGGACCCATCCAACGTACAGATCCTCCAACCACCT GCTCCTCAGCCTACCACTATTTTCCAGCAGTTCTCAGCAGCAGTGGCGTCACCTTTTGCCCCTGTGCGTCCAGGACACATTAGAGGGG ACCTTGTGGAACTGATGATGATACAGAATGCACAGATGCATCAAATCATCATGAATAGTATGAGCATGTCTGCACTCAACACCTTCaactatacacacacaccagaG AATGCAAGAATCAATATGGTTTTAGAGGAAGAACCTGACATTTACCACCATTATTACCCACCTGGGCCTGGCTTCTGTTACCCAGGTTGCGTGCCTTTACCCCAGCAACTGATCCAGGCCCCACCTCCTGTTCTCCAGAACATCCAGGAACCACCACGACATGCACAGccagttcacacaaaatgcag GAAAACCGTACCACCCCCACCTCCACCCAGTGCTACACAGACTGTTGGTGCTGACATCCCACCTGCACCAG ATTATGACGGTGAGGTTCccctccatcctccccaccaccaccaccaccaccaccaggttGGCCCTGTCCATCCATTGAGggtaggctccgcccctgccttcatctcAGGCAGGATCAGCAGAATCTGA